Proteins from a genomic interval of Oncorhynchus clarkii lewisi isolate Uvic-CL-2024 chromosome 15, UVic_Ocla_1.0, whole genome shotgun sequence:
- the LOC139367027 gene encoding NEDD8 ultimate buster 1-like isoform X1, producing the protein MLTALQTMAELHIQEKLVNLLNQGNIQLRNPPYTTEDSEAGQQSLQELAVNYAPIVCISVSEVASALESLRSQAVKSGMGNKTYGETCVELFLPKDLKKYTKKNNYLETQLDVLAQDIMDRITEQYGLKYIQLIFKGKTLTPEKRLDEQNVKNKSKMMVLRVSVPESKKQMLEVEEEKKTQDQSVQRTQRGFQILSERDGTDDPATTPFLEIADQKGNPLKIPHSKKKALILAMGFHEKGRALMKRKQYETALGHLVQADDQFVKCGSKLLNTVDNYAVLQLDIVWCYRALEALSYLDDGKRRLQIAEDCFHNCYGDQQQRLMKIKGNTRGEEVLFLRLYLLQSILAHMVGNERQATQKLKQAQDLYERLCLDPGEIKVLKDLGFSEQEARLGLRACHGNVGEATLHITHRRQEREEMKQKESEKRRMCVEGLATLRALGYSKKDAAWALLQTDGDMDGAYRMLLDSAARTNNTELPISQSKVEQLTYPGFDNQVVLPPELLSPSPASSLSEEPSTTYESAGSGSQGEAPTDVDLVNEVLEDIPIHEEDYLDLTLEEESEVIDKMKSYLYKNCASSS; encoded by the exons ATGTTAACAGCACTTCAAAC AATGGCGGAGCTACATATTCAGGAAAAGCTGGTAAATCTTTTAAATCAAGGTAATATTCAGCTCAGGAATCCACCTTACACAACAGAGGACAGCGAGGCAGGACAGCAATCTCTTCAG GAGCTTGCAGTGAACTATGCCCCCATTGTGTGCATCTCTGTGTCTGAAGTGGCCAGTGCCTTGGAGAGCCTCCGATCCCAGGCAGTAAAGAGTGGAATGGGGAACAAGACCTACGGAGAGACATGTGTGGAACTCTTTCTGCCTAAAGACTTGAAAAAG TATACCAAGAAGAATAACTATTTGGAGACACAACTGGATGTCCTTGCTCAAGATATCATGGATAG GATTACTGAACAATATGGACTTAAATACATCCAGTTAATTTTTAAAGGGAAGACACTGACTCCTG AGAAGCGTCTGGATGAACAGAATGTGAAGAACAAAAGTAAGATGATGGTTCTGCGGGTGAGCGTGCCAGAGAGCAAGAAACAGAtgttggaggtggaggaggagaagaaaacgCAGGACCAGAGTGTCCAGAGAACCCAGAGGGGCTTCCAGATCCTATCAGAGAGAG ATGGCACCGATGATCCAGCCACGACTCCATTCCTAGAGATTGCTGATCAGAAGGGGAACCCCCTGAAAATACCTCACAGTAAAAAAAAG GCTCTGATTTTAGCCATGGGGTTCCATGAGAAAGGCCGTGctctgatgaagaggaaacagTATGAAACTGCTCTGGGCCACCTGGTGCAAGCTGACGACCagtttgt TAAGTGTGGCTCCAAGCTCTTGAACACAGTGGACAACTATGCAGTACTGCAGCTGGACATCGTGTGGTGCTACCGAGCCTTGGAGGCCCTGTCCTATCTGGATGATGGCAAGCGGAGGCTGCAGATTGCCGAGGACTGCTTCCACAATTGCTACGGAGACCAGCAGCAGAGGCTCATGAAGATCAAG GGAAacaccagaggagaggaggtgctgTTCCTCAGGCTGTACCTCCTGCAGAGCATACTGGCGCACATGGTTGGTAACGAGCGCCAGGCCACACAGAAGCTTAAGCAG GCGCAAGATCTCTATGAGCGTCTGTGTCTGGACCCAGGGGAGATAAAAGTGCTGAAGGATCTGGGGTTCTCTGAACAGGAAGCCCGTCTGGGTCTGAGGGCCTGCCATGGCAACGTAGGCGAGGCCACGCTGCACATCACCCATAGGAGACAG gagagggaggagatgaaacagaaggagagtgagaagaggaggatgtgtgtGGAGGGCCTGGCTACCCTCAGAGCGCTGGGTTACTCCAAGAAAGATGCTGCCTGGGCCCTCCTTCAGACAGACGGAGACATGGACGGAGCCTACAGG ATGCTTCTAGATTCTGCTGCTAGAACCAACAACACAGAGCTCCCCATAAGTCAATCAAAGGTTGAGCAG CTGACATACCCAGGTTTTGACAACCAGGTGGTGCTGCCCCCAGAACTGCTGTCCCCCTCTCCCGCCTCCTCACTGTCCGAGGAGCCCAGCACCACCTACGAGTCCGCAG GTTCTGGGAGCCAAGGGGAGGCCCCTACGGACGTCGACCTGGTGAATGAGGTCCTGGAGGACATCCCTATACACGAAGAGGACTACCTGGACCTGACCctggaggaggagagcgaggtcATAGACAAGATGAAGTCCTACCTCTACAAGAACTGTGCCTCCTCCAGCTAA
- the LOC139367027 gene encoding NEDD8 ultimate buster 1-like isoform X2 — protein sequence MAELHIQEKLVNLLNQGNIQLRNPPYTTEDSEAGQQSLQELAVNYAPIVCISVSEVASALESLRSQAVKSGMGNKTYGETCVELFLPKDLKKYTKKNNYLETQLDVLAQDIMDRITEQYGLKYIQLIFKGKTLTPEKRLDEQNVKNKSKMMVLRVSVPESKKQMLEVEEEKKTQDQSVQRTQRGFQILSERDGTDDPATTPFLEIADQKGNPLKIPHSKKKALILAMGFHEKGRALMKRKQYETALGHLVQADDQFVKCGSKLLNTVDNYAVLQLDIVWCYRALEALSYLDDGKRRLQIAEDCFHNCYGDQQQRLMKIKGNTRGEEVLFLRLYLLQSILAHMVGNERQATQKLKQAQDLYERLCLDPGEIKVLKDLGFSEQEARLGLRACHGNVGEATLHITHRRQEREEMKQKESEKRRMCVEGLATLRALGYSKKDAAWALLQTDGDMDGAYRMLLDSAARTNNTELPISQSKVEQLTYPGFDNQVVLPPELLSPSPASSLSEEPSTTYESAGSGSQGEAPTDVDLVNEVLEDIPIHEEDYLDLTLEEESEVIDKMKSYLYKNCASSS from the exons ATGGCGGAGCTACATATTCAGGAAAAGCTGGTAAATCTTTTAAATCAAGGTAATATTCAGCTCAGGAATCCACCTTACACAACAGAGGACAGCGAGGCAGGACAGCAATCTCTTCAG GAGCTTGCAGTGAACTATGCCCCCATTGTGTGCATCTCTGTGTCTGAAGTGGCCAGTGCCTTGGAGAGCCTCCGATCCCAGGCAGTAAAGAGTGGAATGGGGAACAAGACCTACGGAGAGACATGTGTGGAACTCTTTCTGCCTAAAGACTTGAAAAAG TATACCAAGAAGAATAACTATTTGGAGACACAACTGGATGTCCTTGCTCAAGATATCATGGATAG GATTACTGAACAATATGGACTTAAATACATCCAGTTAATTTTTAAAGGGAAGACACTGACTCCTG AGAAGCGTCTGGATGAACAGAATGTGAAGAACAAAAGTAAGATGATGGTTCTGCGGGTGAGCGTGCCAGAGAGCAAGAAACAGAtgttggaggtggaggaggagaagaaaacgCAGGACCAGAGTGTCCAGAGAACCCAGAGGGGCTTCCAGATCCTATCAGAGAGAG ATGGCACCGATGATCCAGCCACGACTCCATTCCTAGAGATTGCTGATCAGAAGGGGAACCCCCTGAAAATACCTCACAGTAAAAAAAAG GCTCTGATTTTAGCCATGGGGTTCCATGAGAAAGGCCGTGctctgatgaagaggaaacagTATGAAACTGCTCTGGGCCACCTGGTGCAAGCTGACGACCagtttgt TAAGTGTGGCTCCAAGCTCTTGAACACAGTGGACAACTATGCAGTACTGCAGCTGGACATCGTGTGGTGCTACCGAGCCTTGGAGGCCCTGTCCTATCTGGATGATGGCAAGCGGAGGCTGCAGATTGCCGAGGACTGCTTCCACAATTGCTACGGAGACCAGCAGCAGAGGCTCATGAAGATCAAG GGAAacaccagaggagaggaggtgctgTTCCTCAGGCTGTACCTCCTGCAGAGCATACTGGCGCACATGGTTGGTAACGAGCGCCAGGCCACACAGAAGCTTAAGCAG GCGCAAGATCTCTATGAGCGTCTGTGTCTGGACCCAGGGGAGATAAAAGTGCTGAAGGATCTGGGGTTCTCTGAACAGGAAGCCCGTCTGGGTCTGAGGGCCTGCCATGGCAACGTAGGCGAGGCCACGCTGCACATCACCCATAGGAGACAG gagagggaggagatgaaacagaaggagagtgagaagaggaggatgtgtgtGGAGGGCCTGGCTACCCTCAGAGCGCTGGGTTACTCCAAGAAAGATGCTGCCTGGGCCCTCCTTCAGACAGACGGAGACATGGACGGAGCCTACAGG ATGCTTCTAGATTCTGCTGCTAGAACCAACAACACAGAGCTCCCCATAAGTCAATCAAAGGTTGAGCAG CTGACATACCCAGGTTTTGACAACCAGGTGGTGCTGCCCCCAGAACTGCTGTCCCCCTCTCCCGCCTCCTCACTGTCCGAGGAGCCCAGCACCACCTACGAGTCCGCAG GTTCTGGGAGCCAAGGGGAGGCCCCTACGGACGTCGACCTGGTGAATGAGGTCCTGGAGGACATCCCTATACACGAAGAGGACTACCTGGACCTGACCctggaggaggagagcgaggtcATAGACAAGATGAAGTCCTACCTCTACAAGAACTGTGCCTCCTCCAGCTAA
- the LOC139366730 gene encoding gamma-crystallin N-A-like — translation MCKTVCTKPRPSKFLCLSPVQSPCSQSPESAVPRVEGESAHPAKALSPPLCVLCAESLAILPGTRPAIYIGVSNFFTVTLSYLWARLDSIQWKMSQYSGKITFYEGKCFTGRQLEVRGDCDNFQDRGFMNRVNSIRVESGAFRCFDHPDFKGQQYILEHGEYPEFQRWNSHNDHMGSCKPIKMHGEHYRMELFEACNFSGQCVEICDDCPFLQSRGLSKNCINSIKVYGDGAWVMYEEPNFRGRMYIVERGDYCSHNEWQAQNPNIQSIRRVVNYF, via the exons ATGTGCAAAACGGTGTGCACAAAGCCCCGGCCAAGCAAATTCCTTTGTTTGTCTCCTGTTCAGTCCCCCTGCAGCCAAAGCCCAGAATCAGCAGTGCCAAGAGTCGAAGGGGAAAGTGCTCACCCAGCGAAAGCCCTAAGTCCCCCATTGTGTGTCCTTTGTGCGGAAAGCCTCGCGATACTGCCGGGCACGCGCCCCGCCATATATATTGGGGTGTCCAACTTTTTTACTGTTACACTTTCTTACTTGTGGGCCAGGTTGGACAGTATCCAGTGGAAAATGTCGCAGTATTCTGGAAAG ATCACCTTCTACGAGGGAAAATGCTTCACTGGCAGGCAGCTGGAGGTCAGGGGCGACTGTGATAACTTCCAGGACCGTGGCTTCATGAACCGCGTCAACTCCATCCGTGTGGAGAGCGGCGCCTTCCGCTGCTTCGACCACCCCGACTTCAAGGGACAGCAGTACATCCTGGAGCACGGCGAATACCCAGAGTTCCAGCGTTGGAACAGCCACAACGACCACATGGGCTCCTGTAAGCCCATCAAGATG CACGGTGAGCACTACAGAATGGAGCTGTTCGAGGCCTGTAACTTCTCCGGCCAGTGTGTAGAGATCTGTGATGACTGCCCCTTCCTGCAGAGCCGTGGCCTCAGCAAGAACTGCATCAACTCCATCAAGGTCTATGGAGACGGAGC CTGGGTGATGTATGAGGAGCCTAACTTCCGCGGCCGCATGTACATCGTGGAGAGAGGAGACTACTGCAGTCACAACGAGTGGCAGGCCCAGAACCCCAACATCCAGTCCATCCGTAGGGTGGTCAACTACTTCTAA